A section of the Sander vitreus isolate 19-12246 chromosome 19, sanVit1, whole genome shotgun sequence genome encodes:
- the LOC144534043 gene encoding uncharacterized protein LOC144534043 isoform X2, whose amino-acid sequence MTGDGTENEVEAVDHGWSAAAAAESAAGERRPSTGTLQNLLKKVSKSPFHNQYQSLVSSTSDSSGLSGNQSRNKQESGTKGHVMEDVGRKTSKEVNLDAVFVLPPEFQSSPRDLQPEMKTVENGAEFSDHPKDLFQTLTPNGVQGSFQTSTLAQNVSANGHFYDVSLNSPDLFKPIPAQTQNLSKTLHLKSSDLFKDEGVNLFQAAEGEKLLHTERTTEVNPFDKSSSIFVDPFKYPSNMEDNLFQSPPPMMTNPSYTATTKEVDLFQTVPAKSGELFNIRENKQDPATKEDLFDMSFWKENLDVFSSSSTNTVDPFPSPIARDLFQDLSSLDDPFGTTPSRQYDPFQDVLPGTPDIFLPFPSNTNGRDIFGITYSNTAFKSTYSTRSLNSPSEMKLDMLSSPDLFKATPSESHAAVQPKSPDRPHAIFLTNPQGTEPDLFQPSPFSRARNMCMSTRQSPADMTHVPTFKRPPKPLPRSRPLRPEKPPKPERPPPPTPKNPVEPEATVPKVAPKPAFRPVPKPVIQHKTKTPESKPIESENYLVFEDILFIGQEKCVEDWPEDSPQLNPDFKPSGTLRLRRESMKIKADSDGGSGEDQDDSESHGKKKDRKFRLSMLSRRGSNKFPDDPKDERSKTLPTSSKSSKEYFSDLHMSAQENEDEEQNGMDYKKKHLKTKVSQLLRRASIASSVPEGKHMHGHLRRDSKDDDINEKKVGNKNSIIRRWSEGTVLHDSTGEEGGLEAQHEKVDRHGFKKKKTVKIRFVPHRGYAITVEKGAKGYTPRKSSKKSQDEVLGAHGYTPRKKSQDDAFVDVEERGHSLHSSCKAASLDEEHFQKTHRRSAELSGDEDPYGMEDCHPKKTTNMKLLHMGRRSSKEDMLEDTNHQKKKSSFSTDELDNDYWMEDCKPKTSKHKGPISIPHTSKTAYGRSEAIGFNHQIPQQASNDPFAEDDFTQAGKYVMYDREEDEVETCKPKKPSKLKVFKKPKGKAMYQECEDPPGATSSAYLSEAAKAEWLAAQMDEQAIAGLEDEEEDGDTDSLMEWWGTVEQWDELPSDDEDKVLKEDESKSFTILADKVHRGLRVFNKIFTERAEVLWQSVIMLHAIADNINKFHHKAKIAGLTGGTATAVGGVTAITGLALSPFTFGISLIVTAVGVGVAAAGGIASASAAISDNVNNMHDRKKVEMVLEDFEVHLQTIGKVLHFVNQGLYKLRGHPLLRTGTQHYSEDWEIRRAVQMISLVDSPVMRGVELTDAAVASLRGLFTGIDKYFIKDTRELKKGCKKEVVGQINKVANVLNDGLVELNAIREELQDATGYM is encoded by the exons ATGACAGGAGATGGAACG GAGAATGAGGTGGAGGCGGTCGACCATGGATggagtgcagcagcagcagcagaaagtgCAGCTGGGGAAAGACGACCT AGTACTGGGACGCTACAAAATTTGCTAAAGAAAGTTTCCAAAAGCCCTTTCCATAATCAATACCAg TCTCTTGTTTCATCAACCTCTGACTCCAGTGGATTATCTGGGAACCAGTCGCGAAACAAGCAG GAATCTGGCACCAAAGGTCATGTAATGGAGGACGTAGGGAGAAAAACTTCAAAAGAAGTAAACCTTGATGCTGTTTTTGTCCTTCCACCTGAATTTCAGAGTTCGCCTCGCGATCTTCAGCCTGAAATGAAGACTGTGGAAAATGGAGCTGAATTTTCTGACCATCCAAAGGACCTCTTCCAGACCCTTACTCCCAACGGCGTGCAAGGCAGTTTCCAGACATCAACATTGGCCCAAAACGTATCTGCCAATGGCCATTTTTATGACGTATCCCTGAACTCACCAGATTTATTTAAGCCAATCCCCGCTCAAACACAGAACCTCTCTAAAACCTTGCATTTAAAAAGCTCTGACCTGTTTAAAGATGAAGGTGTCAATCTTTTCCAGGCTGCTGAAGGAGAGAAGTTACTTCACACTGAACGCACTACGGAGGTAAACCCCTTTGATAAATCTTCCAGTATTTTTGTAGACCCATTCAAATATCCATCAAACATGGAGGATAATCTGTTCCAGTCTCCACCGCCAATGATGACGAACCCATCCTATACTGCCACGACCAAAGAAGTAGATTTGTTTCAAACAGTTCCGGCTAAAAGTGGAGAACTCTTCAACAtcagggaaaacaaacaagatccCGCTACCAAAGAGGACCTTTTTGACATGTCTTTTTGGAAGGAAAATCTGGATGTATTTTCATCTTCATCTACAAATACAGTCGATCCATTCCCAAGCCCAATTGCAAGGGATTTATTCCAAGACCTTTCCAGCTTGGATGACCCGTTCGGTACTACACCCTCAAGACAATATGACCCTTTCCAAGATGTTTTACCTGGGACTCCAGACATCTTCCTACCTTTTCCCTCCAACACTAATGGCAGGGATATATTTGGGATAACCTACAGCAATACAGCCTTTAAGTCCACATACTCTACACGTTCACTCAACAGCCCGTCAGAAATGAAGTTGGACATGCTTTCGTCACCAGATCTCTTCAAGGCAACGCCATCGGAATCTCATGCAGCCGTCCAACCAAAGTCTCCTGACAGGCCACATGCTATTTTCTTGACGAATCCTCAGGGAACAGAGCCTGATCTTTTTCAGCCAAGTCCCTTCAGTCGGGCCAGGAACATGTGCATGTCAACCAGACAATCTCCAGCTGACATGACTCAT GTGCCGACCTTCAAACGTCCGCCAAAGCCACTTCCTCGAAGTAGACCACTAAGGCCAGAAAAGCCACCAAAACCGGAAAGGCCACCTCCACCCACACCCAAAAACCCT GTTGAACCTGAAGCAACTGTACCAAAAGTCGCTCCCAAACCAGCCTTCAGACCAGTCCCAAAACCAGTTattcaacacaaaacaaaaactccg GAAAGTAAACCGATTGAATCTGAGAACTATCTCGTCTTTGAGGACATCCTGTTTATTGGACAG GAAAAGTGTGTTGAAGACTGGCCTGAAGACAGCCCTCAACTTAACCCTGACTTCAAACCA TCTGGAACATTAAGACTGCGACGAGAATCAATGAAA ATAAAGGCAGACTCTGATGGAGGAAGTGGCGAGGATCAGGATGACTCTGAGAGTCACGGCAAG aaGAAGGACAGAAAGTTTAGATTGTCCATGCTTTCCAGAAGAGGGTCAAAT AAGTTTCCTGATGACCCAAAGGATGAGAGGAGCAAGACACTACCCACCTCTAGTAAATCATCAAAG GAGTATTTTTCAGACCTACACATGTCTGCACAAGAGAATGAAGATGAGGAGCAGAATGGGATGGACTATAAG AAGAAACATTTGAAGACCAAAGTCAGTCAGCTGCTAAGAAGAGCATCCATTGCTTCTTCCGTGCCAGAGGGAAAGCACATGCACGGACATTTACGTCGGGACTCAAAG GACGATGACATTAATGAGAAAAAAGTCGGCAATAAAAACTCCATCATACGCCGATGGTCAGAG GGGACAGTTTTGCATGACAGCACTGGCGAGGAGGGGGGATTGGAAGCCCAGCATGAAAAGGTTGACCGCCATGGATTT aagaaaaaaaagacggtGAAAATCAGGTTTGTGCCACACAGAGGATACGCCATCACTGTAGAAAAG GGAGCTAAAGGATATACACCTCGCAAAAGCTCAAAG AAATCACAAGATGAAGTTTTGGGTGCACATGGCTACACACCTCGTAAGAAGTCCCAG GATGATGCTTTTGTGGATGTAGAGGAGAGAGGCCACAGTCTCCATTCATCTTGCAAG GCTGCTTCCTTGGACGAGGAGCACTTTCAGAAAACACACCGCAGGTCTGCTGAATTGAGTGGAGATGAAGATCCATATGGAATGGAAGACTGCCATCCT aaaaaaacaacaaatatgaaactgCTGCACATGGGTCGTCGAAGCTCTAAG GAGGACATGCTGGAGGACACCAATCATCAGAAAAAGAAGAGCAGCTTCTCGACAGACGAGTTAGACAATGACTACTGGATGGAGGACTGCAAACCG AAAACTTCCAAACATAAAGGGCCTATTTCCATCCCACACACATCTAAGACAGCCTATGGACGGAGTGAAGCGATTGGATTCAACCACCAGATTCCTCAGCAAGCATCCAAT gaTCCCTTTGCTGAGGATGACTTCACTCAAGCAGGAAAATATGTCATGTATGACAGGGAAGAAGATGAAGTGGAAACATGCAAACCG aAGAAGCCATCTAAACTTAAAGTCTTCAAAAAACCCAAG GGCAAAGCCATGTATCAAGAGTGTGAAGATCCACCCGGAGCTACGTCAAGTGCCTACCTGTCAGAGGCCGCCAAG GCGGAGTGGCTGGCTGCTCAAATGGATGAACAGGCTATAGCAGGTCtggaggatgaggaagaggacggG GACACTGACAGTTTGATGGAGTGGTGGGGCACTGTGGAGC AATGGGATGAGTTGCCATCAGACGATGAGGACAAAGTCCTAAAGGAGGATGAGTCCAA GTCATTTACCATCTTAGCGGACAAGGTTCATCGTGGCCTGCGTGTCTTCAACAAAATCTTCACAGAGCGAGCTGAGGTCCTCTGGCAGTCCGTCATTATGCTCCACGCCATCGCCGACAACATCAACAAGTTCCATCACAAGGCCAAGATCGCCGGCCTCACTGGGGGCACCGCCACAGCCGTGGGTGGTGTGACAGCAATCACCGGTTTGGCTCTGTCCCCCTTTACCTTCGGTATCTCTCTCATAGTTACCGCTGTTGGTGTTGGTGTGGCCGCAGCTGGAGGAATCGCTTCAGCCTCTGCTGCCATCTCAGATAATGTTAACAACATGCACGATCGGAAGAAG GTGGAGATGGTACTGGAGGACTTCGAGGTTCACCTCCAGACCATTGGGAAGGTCCTCCACTTTGTCAATCAGGGCTTGTACAAACTCCGCGGCCATCCTTTACTCAGGACCGGCACCCAACACTATTCTGAGGACTGGGAGATCCGCAGGGCCGTCCAGATGATCAGCTTAGTCGACTCGCCCGTGATGCGGGGGGTGGAGTTAACTGACGCGGCAGTCGCCTCACTCCGAGGACTCTTCACAGGCATTGACAAGTACTTCATCAAGGACACCCGAGAGTTGAAGAAAGGCTGCAAGAAAGAGGTAGTGGGTCAAATAAACAAGGTGGCAAATGTGCTCAATGATGGGCTAGTGGAGCTCAATGCTATCAGAGAGGAGCTACAGGATGCTACTGGATACATGTGA
- the LOC144534043 gene encoding uncharacterized protein LOC144534043 isoform X1, which yields MTGDGTENEVEAVDHGWSAAAAAESAAGERRPSTGTLQNLLKKVSKSPFHNQYQSLVSSTSDSSGLSGNQSRNKQESGTKGHVMEDVGRKTSKEVNLDAVFVLPPEFQSSPRDLQPEMKTVENGAEFSDHPKDLFQTLTPNGVQGSFQTSTLAQNVSANGHFYDVSLNSPDLFKPIPAQTQNLSKTLHLKSSDLFKDEGVNLFQAAEGEKLLHTERTTEVNPFDKSSSIFVDPFKYPSNMEDNLFQSPPPMMTNPSYTATTKEVDLFQTVPAKSGELFNIRENKQDPATKEDLFDMSFWKENLDVFSSSSTNTVDPFPSPIARDLFQDLSSLDDPFGTTPSRQYDPFQDVLPGTPDIFLPFPSNTNGRDIFGITYSNTAFKSTYSTRSLNSPSEMKLDMLSSPDLFKATPSESHAAVQPKSPDRPHAIFLTNPQGTEPDLFQPSPFSRARNMCMSTRQSPADMTHVPTFKRPPKPLPRSRPLRPEKPPKPERPPPPTPKNPVEPEATVPKVAPKPAFRPVPKPVIQHKTKTPESKPIESENYLVFEDILFIGQEKCVEDWPEDSPQLNPDFKPSGTLRLRRESMKIKADSDGGSGEDQDDSESHGKKKDRKFRLSMLSRRGSNKFPDDPKDERSKTLPTSSKSSKEYFSDLHMSAQENEDEEQNGMDYKKKHLKTKVSQLLRRASIASSVPEGKHMHGHLRRDSKDDDINEKKVGNKNSIIRRWSEGTVLHDSTGEEGGLEAQHEKVDRHGFKKKKTVKIRFVPHRGYAITVEKGAKGYTPRKSSKEKSQDEVLGAHGYTPRKKSQDDAFVDVEERGHSLHSSCKAASLDEEHFQKTHRRSAELSGDEDPYGMEDCHPKKTTNMKLLHMGRRSSKEDMLEDTNHQKKKSSFSTDELDNDYWMEDCKPKTSKHKGPISIPHTSKTAYGRSEAIGFNHQIPQQASNDPFAEDDFTQAGKYVMYDREEDEVETCKPKKPSKLKVFKKPKGKAMYQECEDPPGATSSAYLSEAAKAEWLAAQMDEQAIAGLEDEEEDGDTDSLMEWWGTVEQWDELPSDDEDKVLKEDESKSFTILADKVHRGLRVFNKIFTERAEVLWQSVIMLHAIADNINKFHHKAKIAGLTGGTATAVGGVTAITGLALSPFTFGISLIVTAVGVGVAAAGGIASASAAISDNVNNMHDRKKVEMVLEDFEVHLQTIGKVLHFVNQGLYKLRGHPLLRTGTQHYSEDWEIRRAVQMISLVDSPVMRGVELTDAAVASLRGLFTGIDKYFIKDTRELKKGCKKEVVGQINKVANVLNDGLVELNAIREELQDATGYM from the exons ATGACAGGAGATGGAACG GAGAATGAGGTGGAGGCGGTCGACCATGGATggagtgcagcagcagcagcagaaagtgCAGCTGGGGAAAGACGACCT AGTACTGGGACGCTACAAAATTTGCTAAAGAAAGTTTCCAAAAGCCCTTTCCATAATCAATACCAg TCTCTTGTTTCATCAACCTCTGACTCCAGTGGATTATCTGGGAACCAGTCGCGAAACAAGCAG GAATCTGGCACCAAAGGTCATGTAATGGAGGACGTAGGGAGAAAAACTTCAAAAGAAGTAAACCTTGATGCTGTTTTTGTCCTTCCACCTGAATTTCAGAGTTCGCCTCGCGATCTTCAGCCTGAAATGAAGACTGTGGAAAATGGAGCTGAATTTTCTGACCATCCAAAGGACCTCTTCCAGACCCTTACTCCCAACGGCGTGCAAGGCAGTTTCCAGACATCAACATTGGCCCAAAACGTATCTGCCAATGGCCATTTTTATGACGTATCCCTGAACTCACCAGATTTATTTAAGCCAATCCCCGCTCAAACACAGAACCTCTCTAAAACCTTGCATTTAAAAAGCTCTGACCTGTTTAAAGATGAAGGTGTCAATCTTTTCCAGGCTGCTGAAGGAGAGAAGTTACTTCACACTGAACGCACTACGGAGGTAAACCCCTTTGATAAATCTTCCAGTATTTTTGTAGACCCATTCAAATATCCATCAAACATGGAGGATAATCTGTTCCAGTCTCCACCGCCAATGATGACGAACCCATCCTATACTGCCACGACCAAAGAAGTAGATTTGTTTCAAACAGTTCCGGCTAAAAGTGGAGAACTCTTCAACAtcagggaaaacaaacaagatccCGCTACCAAAGAGGACCTTTTTGACATGTCTTTTTGGAAGGAAAATCTGGATGTATTTTCATCTTCATCTACAAATACAGTCGATCCATTCCCAAGCCCAATTGCAAGGGATTTATTCCAAGACCTTTCCAGCTTGGATGACCCGTTCGGTACTACACCCTCAAGACAATATGACCCTTTCCAAGATGTTTTACCTGGGACTCCAGACATCTTCCTACCTTTTCCCTCCAACACTAATGGCAGGGATATATTTGGGATAACCTACAGCAATACAGCCTTTAAGTCCACATACTCTACACGTTCACTCAACAGCCCGTCAGAAATGAAGTTGGACATGCTTTCGTCACCAGATCTCTTCAAGGCAACGCCATCGGAATCTCATGCAGCCGTCCAACCAAAGTCTCCTGACAGGCCACATGCTATTTTCTTGACGAATCCTCAGGGAACAGAGCCTGATCTTTTTCAGCCAAGTCCCTTCAGTCGGGCCAGGAACATGTGCATGTCAACCAGACAATCTCCAGCTGACATGACTCAT GTGCCGACCTTCAAACGTCCGCCAAAGCCACTTCCTCGAAGTAGACCACTAAGGCCAGAAAAGCCACCAAAACCGGAAAGGCCACCTCCACCCACACCCAAAAACCCT GTTGAACCTGAAGCAACTGTACCAAAAGTCGCTCCCAAACCAGCCTTCAGACCAGTCCCAAAACCAGTTattcaacacaaaacaaaaactccg GAAAGTAAACCGATTGAATCTGAGAACTATCTCGTCTTTGAGGACATCCTGTTTATTGGACAG GAAAAGTGTGTTGAAGACTGGCCTGAAGACAGCCCTCAACTTAACCCTGACTTCAAACCA TCTGGAACATTAAGACTGCGACGAGAATCAATGAAA ATAAAGGCAGACTCTGATGGAGGAAGTGGCGAGGATCAGGATGACTCTGAGAGTCACGGCAAG aaGAAGGACAGAAAGTTTAGATTGTCCATGCTTTCCAGAAGAGGGTCAAAT AAGTTTCCTGATGACCCAAAGGATGAGAGGAGCAAGACACTACCCACCTCTAGTAAATCATCAAAG GAGTATTTTTCAGACCTACACATGTCTGCACAAGAGAATGAAGATGAGGAGCAGAATGGGATGGACTATAAG AAGAAACATTTGAAGACCAAAGTCAGTCAGCTGCTAAGAAGAGCATCCATTGCTTCTTCCGTGCCAGAGGGAAAGCACATGCACGGACATTTACGTCGGGACTCAAAG GACGATGACATTAATGAGAAAAAAGTCGGCAATAAAAACTCCATCATACGCCGATGGTCAGAG GGGACAGTTTTGCATGACAGCACTGGCGAGGAGGGGGGATTGGAAGCCCAGCATGAAAAGGTTGACCGCCATGGATTT aagaaaaaaaagacggtGAAAATCAGGTTTGTGCCACACAGAGGATACGCCATCACTGTAGAAAAG GGAGCTAAAGGATATACACCTCGCAAAAGCTCAAAG gAGAAATCACAAGATGAAGTTTTGGGTGCACATGGCTACACACCTCGTAAGAAGTCCCAG GATGATGCTTTTGTGGATGTAGAGGAGAGAGGCCACAGTCTCCATTCATCTTGCAAG GCTGCTTCCTTGGACGAGGAGCACTTTCAGAAAACACACCGCAGGTCTGCTGAATTGAGTGGAGATGAAGATCCATATGGAATGGAAGACTGCCATCCT aaaaaaacaacaaatatgaaactgCTGCACATGGGTCGTCGAAGCTCTAAG GAGGACATGCTGGAGGACACCAATCATCAGAAAAAGAAGAGCAGCTTCTCGACAGACGAGTTAGACAATGACTACTGGATGGAGGACTGCAAACCG AAAACTTCCAAACATAAAGGGCCTATTTCCATCCCACACACATCTAAGACAGCCTATGGACGGAGTGAAGCGATTGGATTCAACCACCAGATTCCTCAGCAAGCATCCAAT gaTCCCTTTGCTGAGGATGACTTCACTCAAGCAGGAAAATATGTCATGTATGACAGGGAAGAAGATGAAGTGGAAACATGCAAACCG aAGAAGCCATCTAAACTTAAAGTCTTCAAAAAACCCAAG GGCAAAGCCATGTATCAAGAGTGTGAAGATCCACCCGGAGCTACGTCAAGTGCCTACCTGTCAGAGGCCGCCAAG GCGGAGTGGCTGGCTGCTCAAATGGATGAACAGGCTATAGCAGGTCtggaggatgaggaagaggacggG GACACTGACAGTTTGATGGAGTGGTGGGGCACTGTGGAGC AATGGGATGAGTTGCCATCAGACGATGAGGACAAAGTCCTAAAGGAGGATGAGTCCAA GTCATTTACCATCTTAGCGGACAAGGTTCATCGTGGCCTGCGTGTCTTCAACAAAATCTTCACAGAGCGAGCTGAGGTCCTCTGGCAGTCCGTCATTATGCTCCACGCCATCGCCGACAACATCAACAAGTTCCATCACAAGGCCAAGATCGCCGGCCTCACTGGGGGCACCGCCACAGCCGTGGGTGGTGTGACAGCAATCACCGGTTTGGCTCTGTCCCCCTTTACCTTCGGTATCTCTCTCATAGTTACCGCTGTTGGTGTTGGTGTGGCCGCAGCTGGAGGAATCGCTTCAGCCTCTGCTGCCATCTCAGATAATGTTAACAACATGCACGATCGGAAGAAG GTGGAGATGGTACTGGAGGACTTCGAGGTTCACCTCCAGACCATTGGGAAGGTCCTCCACTTTGTCAATCAGGGCTTGTACAAACTCCGCGGCCATCCTTTACTCAGGACCGGCACCCAACACTATTCTGAGGACTGGGAGATCCGCAGGGCCGTCCAGATGATCAGCTTAGTCGACTCGCCCGTGATGCGGGGGGTGGAGTTAACTGACGCGGCAGTCGCCTCACTCCGAGGACTCTTCACAGGCATTGACAAGTACTTCATCAAGGACACCCGAGAGTTGAAGAAAGGCTGCAAGAAAGAGGTAGTGGGTCAAATAAACAAGGTGGCAAATGTGCTCAATGATGGGCTAGTGGAGCTCAATGCTATCAGAGAGGAGCTACAGGATGCTACTGGATACATGTGA